The Pseudomonas leptonychotis genomic sequence TTGCCCTGGCTGCGTGGGTGTGGGCGCGCTGGCTGCGCCGGGTTGAAGCGCCGCTCGCCGATGCCCTGGCCTTCGCCGCGCTGTGGCTCGCGCAGGAAGCCTTCCGCAGCTGGTTTCTGACCGGTTTCCCCTGGCTGTATGCAGGTTACAGCCAGTTGGACGGGCCGCTGTCGGGCCTGGCGCCAATCGGCGGGGTATGGCTGATTTCCTTTGTCCTGGCGCTAAGCGCAGCCCTGCTGGTTAACCTGGCGCAACTGCGTGCGCGCAAAGCGTTTCTCGCCATCGGCGTGGCCCTGCTAGTAGCCCCATGGATCGCCGGCCTGGCCCTCAAGGGCCACGCCTGGACTCAGCCGCAAGGCGAACCACTCAGCGTGTCGGCCATGCAGGGCAATATCGAACAGAACATGAAGTGGGACCCCGAGCAGCTCAACGCGCAGCTCGCGCTGTACCGCGACATGACCTTCAGCGCCAAACCAACCGACCTGATCATCTGGCCGGAAACCGCCATCCCGGTACTCAAAGACCGCGCCCAGGGCTACCTCGGCGTGATCAATCGCTTCGCCAACGAGCGCAATGCCGCGCTGATTACCGGCGTGCCGATTCGCCAGAGCAACGAGCGCGGCGAGCAGCGCTACTACAATGGCATCAGCGTGGTCGGCCAGGGCAGCGGCGACTACCTCAAACAGAAGCTGGTGCCCTTCGGTGAGTACGTGCCTTTGCAAGAAGTGCTGCGCGGACTGATCGCCTTCTTCGATCTGCCAATGTCGGACTTCGCCCGCGGCTCGGCCGAGCAGAGTTTGCTGCAGGCCAAGGGCCATGCGATTGCCGCGTTTATCTGCTACGAGGTGGTTTACCCGGAGTTCGCCGCGAGCCTTTCGGCACAGAGCGCCTTACTGCTGACCATCAGCAACGACACCTGGTTCGGCCGCTCCATCGGCCCGCTGCAGCACCTGCAAATGGCGCAGATGCGCGCCCTGGAGGCCGGTCGCTGGATGATCCGCGCGACCAACAATGGCGTCACTGCACTGATTGACCCGCAGGGCCAGCTCACCGAACAGCTACCGCAATTCGAGCAAGGCGTGCTATATGGCCAGGTGCAACCGATGCAGGGGCTCACGCCTTATCTGTACTGGCGCGGCTGGCCGATGCTGATTATCTGCCTGCTGCTGTTTGGCTGGGCGTTGCTGGCCAGCCGTATGGCCAAAACGCTTTAGATACATGAGCACCCGCTAACTCGTAGGGTGGATGACGCTTTACCCATCCACCCTGGCGATCTTGTGGCGGATGAAAACAACGTCAGCTACGCGCCCCGATCCACCCTACATCCGCATGGCTACGTCGCTCTAACGACGAAAGAAGCGGTAGAACTCACGCAGCTCAGCCTGCGCGTCACCAATGCTCACCGGGGTGAAGCGCAGCGGATGGTGCGCGGGGCACTGCGCCAAACGCCCTTGATCGAGCGGGTGCAGCCACCCCAACAGTGGGTAACCTCCCATGGTCTGATGATCCGCCTGGAGAATAATCGGCTGGCCATCCGGCGGCACCTGAATTGCTCCGCGACCAACGCCTGATGACCACTGCCGCCCCGGCGCCTGCAGGCCCTCACCCATCAGACGTGCGCCCATGCGGTCGGAGAGCGGGCTTAGCTGCCAGCTCTGGGCGAAGAAGCCCTGCAACTGATCTTCGCCAAAGCTCGCCGCGTCGCCACCGGTGATCACTCGCAACAAAGGTTTGCAGCCGTAATCCGGCAGATAAGGCCAGGGCACGCTGGCGGCGCGGGTAAAATGTGCAGCCCGGCAGGCCAGCAAATCCCCTGCTTGCAATGCCAGCCCCAACCCTTCGCGCACCTGCACGCTAACGCTGCCCAGCACCGGCGTAGCCATAAAGCCACCGGCCACTGCCAAATACGCGCGCTGACCGCTGCGGGCAAAGCCCAGGCGTAGCTGCTGGCCCTTGCGCAACGGCAGACGCGTCCACAGCGGCTGCGGCTGATCATCCCGGCTCAGCGGCACCTGCGCGCCGCAAACCGCCACCCAGGTGTCGACTTCGGCCTGCAACTCGACACCGCCCAGGGCGATTTCCAGCAGCGGCGTACCCCATGGATTGCTCAGCAGGTGGTTGGCCCAGGCCGCGCCATGCCAATCCAGCGGCCCGGCCGGCGATACCCCGAGGTGCTGCCAGCCGAGCCGCCCGGCATCCTGCAGCAGACTCAGCGGCCCCGGCTTAAGCACCCGCAGGCCGCTCATAACTGACCGCCTTCGCGGATAAAGTCGCGCTCATCGAGGCGGCGAAAACGCACCCGATCACCCAACGCCAGGGGACATGGCGGCGTTTGCGCGGCGTCGAATAACAGCCATGGGCAGCGGCCGAGCAGGTGCCAGCCGCCTGGGGAGCTGTGGGGGTAGATCGCCGTCTGCCGCTCGGCAATCGCCAGGCTACCGACTGGCACAGCAATGCGCGGGGTCGCGCGGCGCGGCAAGGCCAGGCGCGCGTCCAGCTCACCGAGGTAGGCAAACCCTGGGGCAAAACCAATCGCGCCAACACGGTACTCCGCACCGGCATGTAACTCGATCACCTGCGCGACACTGAGCCGGCACTGTTGGGCCACTTCGGCGAGGTCTTCACCGCCATACCAGATCGGGATTTCATGCAGACGCCCCAGCTGCGCCACAAAGGGCTCGGCCAGCCAACGCTCCAGCAGCGGCTGTAGCCGCTCAGCCAATTGCAGGTGGTCGGTGCGCATCAGGTCATAGTGCAGCAACACGCTGGTCCAGCCCGGGACCAGATCAGTCAACAGATCGCCCAATTCAGCGCGGATGCGTTGCGCGAGCAGGGCGATACGTTGCGGCAGATGCACATCCGGCTGCTCGGCCAGCACCAACAATAGGGCTTCAGCACCGGCCGGCTCAAAGCGAATCACAGGGTATCCAGGGCGGCTCGCAAACGCCGCAACACGGCCAGAGCATCGGCGTTGTCGCCGTGCACACAGAGGCTATCGGCGCGCAGCTGCAACGGCTTGCCGTCGATGTCGGCAAACGGTTCGCCTTGGGCAATGGCCAACGCTTGTTGAAAAATCCGCTGCGGATCGTGGTGCACTGCGCCGCTCAAGCGCCGGGGCGCCAACTGACCATCGGCCAGGTAGGCACGGTCGGCAAAAGCTTCGAACATCAGCGGTACATCAGCCTCGTCGGCCAGGCGCAACTCTCGGCTGTTATCCGCCAGCGCCAGCACCATCAGCGGCAAACCCTGGCGATAACGGGCGCAGGCCTCAAGCACCGCGCTGAACAGCGCATCGTCACGCACCAAATCGTTGTACAGCGCGCCATGCGGTTTGACGTAAGCCAGTTGAGTGCCCGCCGCACGGCAAAAAGCATCCAGCGCGCCGAGCTGATACAGCACCAGCGCCGTCACCTCTTCAGGTGAGCAGGCCAGGTGCCGGCGGCCAAAACCGAGCAAATCAGGATAGGCTGGATGCGCGCCGATACTCACCCCGTGCTGCACCGCCAGGGCGACGGTGCGCTGCATGGTCAAGGGGTCGGAGGCGTGAAAGCCGCAGGCCAGATTGGCTTGATCAACCAGCGGCATGGCATGGGCATCATCACCCATGCTCCACACGCCGAAGCTTTCACCCATGTCGCAATTGAGCAGGATCGTTTTCATGCCTACCAGCTTAGTGGCGCATTGCCGTGGCGTGAAGCCTGGCCCGATTCAATACACATCGCGACGGTAGCGGCCCTCGTCTATCAACGACTCGACCCTTTCCGCTCCCAGCACCTCACGCAGCACCTGATCGACCCCACCGGCCATGCCCTCGAGGCTGCCGCAGACATAAATCGACGCGCCACGCGCCAGCCACTCACGCAGCGTTTCGGCAGACTCGCGCAAGCGATCTTGTACGTAGACCTTGGCCGCCTGATCCCGGGAAAACGCCAGATCCAGTCGGGCCAGCTCGCCGTTGACCAGCCAGTTTTGTAGCTCGGCTCGGCAATAGAAATCATGCGCCGCGTTGCGCTCACCGAACAGCAGCCAGTTGTCCGTATGCCCAGCCACGATGCGCGCCTTGAGCAAGCTGCGCAGCCCGGCCAGGCCGGTACCATTGCCGATCAAAATCACCGGCCGTGCATCGTCCGGCGCATGGAAGCTGCTGTTACGCCGCACCCGCGCCAGCAACTGGCCAGGCAATGTCACGCCCTCCGTCAACCAGCCGGAGCCGAGCCCCAGCGAGCCGTCGGCATGCCGCTCCTGGCGCACGATCAGCTCCAGCTCATCGTCGCTGGGCAAGGAGGCGATTGAATATTCGCGCGCCGCCAACGGCACCAGCGCGTCCAGCACGGCCTGGGCGTGCAAGCCGACCAGATGGCTGAACTGTTCGGGCAATTGCTTGCCGCACAGCGCCTGATGCAATGGCTGCGTCAGGCCGTTGAGGCTGACTATTTGGCTGCCGTCCAGCCCGTGCGCCTGCAACCAGGCCTGTACCCTGGCGTCGGCATGCCGTGGCGGCACTTCAAGAATATCGCCGGCCGCCCACTCGCAGACGCGCTCGGCACGCAGCCCCAGCAAATAGGTCGGTGCGCCCTGGCTGCCTGGGTTAAGCAGCTCGCGGCGCGTCAACGTCCACAGGCCGTGCGCTTTTTCACTCTGCTGCAGCGGCTGGGCACCGGTCAGCTCGCCGAGCTGGCGCTGCCAGCTGGCCAGCGCCGCGGCATTGGCGGCGTCCACCTGCACTGGCTCGAACAGGCTCTGTGCGCCCTGCTGGGCTAACCAGCCCTGCACACGCTGAGCAAAACCGCAGAAGTGCTGATACTGACGGTCACCCAGGGCCAGCATGGCGTAGCGCAAATGCTCCAGCCCTAGCGCCTGGCCAAGCAGCTGGCGCTCGAAGCCACGCGCACTGTCTGGCGCCTCGCCATCGCCAAAGGTGCTGACCACGAACAGCGCGTTGTGCGTCTGGCGCAACATCGGCTCGGTAACTTTGCCCAGCGGCTGCACACTGACGGCCAGGCCGGCGGCCTGCAGCTGCCCGGCAGTCTGCCAGGCCAGTTGCTCGGCGAAACCGCTCTGGCTGGCAAAGCCGATCAACCAGCCAGCGTCCTGCGACGCGTTCGGCTGCAACGCGCCACGCGCCTTGAGCATTGCGCGCTTCTTGCGCCGGCGATCGAGGTAGAGCAACCAGCCGGTGATGGCGAACAGCGGCATTGCCAGGCTGGCCAGCATCATCAGGATGCGTCCGATCAGGCCGAAGTAGCTACCCACATGCAGGGCATACACGCTGGTTAGCAGCTGGTCGCCAAACGCCTGTTGTTCGTAGCGTTTATGCCGGCCCGGCGCGCCGCTCAAAGGATCGAGCTCCAGCTGGTTGAACGCGCGCTCATGCGCAGCGTCATCACGCAGATAGAACACCGTCGCCGGCTGCCCAGCCACCGTCGGGAAACGCAGGTTGTAGCTGCTCAACTGGCTACCGGCGGCACGCTGCAGGCCGTCCCACACCGCCTGGTAATTAACCGACGGCAACTCCCCTGCCGGCGGCGGAGCGCGTTTGCCACCGCGCTGCTGGCCGCCGGGCTCAGCGCTAAGCAATGTGGTTGCGCCTTCGCGGTACCAGTCATACGACCAATACAACCCCGTCAGCGCAGCCAATAGGTAGAGCGCCAGGCACCAGGTACCGGCTACCGCATGCAAGTCCCAATTGAAACTGCGGCCTTTGCGCGCCCAATCCAGGGTCAGCCAGGCGCGCCAGCTGCTGGCCTGACGCGGCCAGCGCAGGTACAGACCGGACAGGCAGAAGAACAGCAGAATTAAGGTGCTGGCAGCCGTGACCTGCTTACCGTAGTCACCCATGGCGAGAAAGCGGTGCAGCTTCAGCATCAGATCGAAGAAACCCTGCCCACGCGGCTCACCGAGTAACTCACCGCTGTATGCATTGAAATAGCGCGACGGGCCACGGCGCTCACCCGGCGGCGGCGCGAAGAACACTCGCGCGGCTCGATCACCCTCTACCTCAAGCCACAGGCCGATGACCCGCTGCTGGCTGGCGGCCTCCAGTTTTGGCACCAGCACGGCCGGCGACAGCACACCGCTGTCACGTACCTCTACCCGCAGTACATCGGGGTTGAGGGCACGCATCAATTCGTCCTGGAACGAATAGGCCGCCCCAGTTACCCCCATTAATGCCAACACCAGGCCGGCTGTAACACCGAACAGCCAGTGCAGTTGAAATACGATTTTTTTGAACATGGCGAGGCTCAGCGCAACCACGAGCCAAACGCCCAATGCGCCGCCCTGTTTTGAGAATCAATTCTATTTGATAGCGCTAATCACCTGCAAACTCAATACACAGTGTTCTCACTCTCACCGGAACTACATAAACGGGTACTTACAATAAATTTACATTTGCTAATGGTAAGTCTTATCATTAGCAATACCCTACTGTTTGGAGTCACCCGGTGAGCGTCTTACGTCTTAATCCAATCCACCTATCGCTGCTGGCCGCCTTCGCCGCTCAAGCCGCACATGCAGAGCCGAACAGCGCGCTGGAGATTCCAGCAGCCGTAGTCACCGGACAACAGCAACAGAGCAGCTACAAGCCCAGCCACAGCACAAGCGCATTGAAAATTGACGCCCCGCTGCGCGACATCCCGCAAACAGTCAACGTGATTCCGCAGAGCGTGATCAAGGATCAGGGCGCCCAGTCATTGGAAGACGTGCTGAAGAACGTGCCCGGCATCGGCCTGTCCAACGGTGACGGCCAGCGTGACCAGGTCACGATCCGTGGCTTCAGCGCCATCGGTGACCAGTACATCGACGGCATTCGTGACGACGCGCTGTATTACCGCGACCTGTCAAATATCGAGCGCGTGGAAGTGATCAAGGGCCCCGCGGCCGTGCTCTACGGCCGTGGCTCCTCTGGCGGCCTGATCAACAGTGTGAGCAAGCGCCCAACCTTCGCCCCGGTGCAGGAAGTCGGCGTCAGCGTAGACAGCGAAGGCAAGAAGCGCACCCAATTCGACGCCGGCTGGGCCGACCAACAGCAGGGCGATAAGGCCTTTCGCTTCACCGGTGCAGTGGAAGACAGTGACGGCTTTCGCGACGACGCCTTTCTCAAGCGTGAAGCATTGGCGTCTTCGGCCTACTTCAAGCTATCCGATGATCTGGAACTCAACCTGGGTGCCAGCTACCTGTACGACAAGCGCCTGATCGACTTCGGCATTCCCGCGCTGAACGGTCGCCCGGTGGACGTTGACCCAGGCACGCGCTTCGGTTCAAGCGATCCGGATCAGGACTACACCCGCAGCGAAATGTTTTCCTTCACTGCGGGCCTCGATTACCAGATCAACGATGATTTCAGCCTGTCCAACACCAGTCGCTATTACCATTACGACCTGGATCGCAATAACACCCTGGCACACACCGATGCCAACCGGTTCGTTACCGCCGCCAACGGCGAATTGCTGGTCAAGCTGCGCCGCGGCAACGTGCAGCGCAAAGAAGACGGCTGGTTCAACCAGACCGAACTGAAGCAGCAGGCGCAGATCGCCGGCATGCAGCACAACCTGCTGTACGGCGTGGAGCTGGGCCGACAGAACAAGGACCAAGCGTTCTTCAGCCAGAGTGATGCGGCACGCGTTCCGGTGTTCCGCGACGGCCTGGTACGCGTGCCATTCCAGGCAGCGCAGCAGACCGGTAAGGGCCGCAACATTCAAGACACTGCCGGTTTCTACGTGCAGGACCTAATCGAATTGGCCCCACAATGGAAAGCCCTGCTCGGCGTACGCTACGACGTCTTCGACCAGGAGTACCAAGACGCTCTGAGCGATAGTGACATCGCGCGCACCGACAGAACCTGGAGCCCGCGCGTTGGCTTGGTTTATCAGCCAGACCAGATCCAGTCCTACTACGTGTCGGTGAGCCGTTCCTTCCAGCCGTCCGCCGAAACCTTCCCGCTGAGCAACTCAAACAAGGATCTAGAGCCGGAACAGACCACCAACTACGAGCTCGGTGCCAAGTGGGACCTGCTCGATCAGCGCTTGTCTCTGACCGCATCGGTGTTCCGCCTCGAGCGCACCGACATGAAGACCAGTGACCCGGCCAATCCCGGCCAGTTGATCCTCGCCGGCGAGCAGCGTACCGATGGTTTCGAGACCACCTTGACCGGCCAGCTCAGCGACAAGTGGCAGGTGTATGCCGGCTATGCCTACCTGGACGCGCAAATCAGCAAGTCCACCAGCTTCACTAATGGCGTCGCCAATCAAGGCCAGACCCCGACCCTGACCCCACGAAATAGCGCCAACCTATGGCTGGTGCGCTCGTTAAACCAGCAATGGCGTGTAGGCATGGGTGCCAACTACGTCGACGAGCGCTACACCGCTCTGGACAACGTCACCGTCATGCCCAGCTACACCACCTACGATGCCGCGTTGCTGTACAACCAGCCACAATGGGACGCAGCCCTGCGCCTGCGTAATGTATTCAACAAGGAGTACTACGCTTCGGCCCACGGCTCGGTGGACCTGATCACCCCCGGGGCACCGCGAAGCTTAGAACTGAGCGCTAACTATCGCTTCTGATCTTCGCGCCTCTGCACTGGCCCAGCGCTGAACCCGAGACTGCACACGCAATGACAAAAAAACCGCCAACTGGCGGTTTTTTTGTAGGGCATAAACGCTTACAGGTAGAACGACTTCAGCGGCGGGAAGCCGTTGAATTCCACCGCGCTGTAACTGGTGGTGTAGGCACCGGTAGAAAGCCAATACACACGGTCGCCAATGGCCAGGTTGAGCGGCAGGCCGTACTTGTAGTTCTCGTACATGATGTCGGCGCTGTCGCAGGTTGGACCGGCGATCACCACTTCTTCCATCTCGCCCTTCTTCTCGGTGTAGAGGGGGAATTTAATCGCCTCACCCATGGTTTCGATCAGGCCGCTGAACATGCCGACATCGACATACACCCAACGCTCCACCGCAGTACGCGACTTGCGCGCGACCAATACCACTTCACTGACCAAGATGCCGGCGTTGGCGATCAGCGAACGGCCCGGCTCCAGAATGATTTCCGGCAGGTCATCACCGAAGTCTTCCTTGAGGAAGCGGATGATTTCCTCGGCGTAGGTTTCCAGGCTGTTGGTACGGGTGATGTAGTTGGCCGGGAAGCCGCCGCCCATATTGATCAGCTTGAGGGTGATGCCGTCTTCTTCTTTCAAACGCTCGAAGATCACTTTGACCTTGGCGATGGCGGCATCCCACACGGAAATGTCACGCTGCTGCGAGCCCACATGGAAGGAGATGCCATAAGGCACCAGGCCTAAATCGCGAGCAAGAATCAGCAGATCCATAGCCATGTCGGTCTGGCAACCAAACTTGCGCGACAACGGCCAATCGGCGGTGGTCGAGCCTTCGGTGAGGATACGCACATAGATTTTCGATCCCGGCGCCGCCTTGGCGATGTTGCGCAGGTCGGCTTCCGAATCGGTAGAGAACAGACGCACGCCCTTCTCGTAGAAGTAGCGAATGTCCTTGGATTTTTTGATGGTGTTGCCATAGCTGATGCGATCAGCCGTGACGCCACGGCCCATGACTTTATCCAGCTCATAGATCGAAGCGATGTCGAAGCTGGAGCCTTTATCTTTGAGCAGGTCAATGATTTCAACAGCCGGGTTGGCTTTGACCGCGTAATAGATGCTGGCAAAATCGAAACCGGCGCGCAGGTCATCATAGGCCTTGCTGATGATCGCGGTATCGATCACCACGAACGGGGTTTCCTGGGTATCGGCGAACGCCTTCATGCGCTGAAACGTAGCAGGGGCGTAATAGTCTTCGACCTTGATCGACATACTCGGACTCCAGTTGGCTGAACCAGTTAAACAGTTTAGATAAGCACACGCTGCACACGCAGACAGCTGCCCATCATTTAGGGATGGCTTGGTGGGCGGCCCACACAAGCAGAACGTCTGATCAGTTTCCCCACTTTGGTTCGCCTACTTCCCAAGGCATGTCGCCGAGTACCAGAAGGTCTCTCGTCGTCAGTACTTGAGCCGGATGGATCGTTGCCAGCATGGACGTTCGGGCGCGAACTTTAGGGCCATGGGGAGCTGAGATCAATCAAAAATGCCGTGCTTTTAACCCTCATTGTCGTGTTATTGATTGATCGTTTTATATTCAAAACAAAACGTCAGGAATGCTGCACAACACGCGAAAAACGTGAGGTTTGGCTGCCTGATTACAGGTCGCCGCGCTGAGCGGCGTTTACCGTTATAATCGCCGCCATTTTTGACAGACCGACTATTGAGTCGATGGGTTCCCGCACAATGACCATCCAGGCCACCGAAGTTGGCAAGCGCCGCACGTTCGCCATCATTTCTCACCCCGACGCCGGTAAAACCACCATTACCGAAAAGCTGCTGCTGATGGGCAAGGCGATTTCTATCGCCGGCACGGTGAAGTCGCGTAAGTCTGACCGCCATGCGACCTCCGACTGGATGGAAATGGAAAAGCAGCGCGGTATCTCCATCACCACCTCGGTGATGCAGTTCCCTTACCGCGATCACATGATCAACCTGCTCGACACCCCCGGCCACGAAGACTTCTCGGAAGACACCTATCGCACTCTGACGGCGGTAGACAGTGCGCTGATGGTGCTCGACGGCGGTAAAGGCGTTGAGCCGCGCACCATCGCCCTGATGGATGTATGCCGCTTGCGCGATACGCCGATTGTCAGCTTTATCAACAAGCTCGACCGCGACATCCGCGACCCGATTGAACTGCTCGATGAAATTGAAGCTGTACTGAAAATCAAGGCCGCGCCGATCACCTGGCCGATTGGCTGCTACCGCGACTTCAAGGGCGTGTACCACCTGGCCGACGATTACATCATCGTTTACACCGCCGGCCACGGCCACGAGCGCACTGAAACCAAGATCATCCAACACCTCGACTCTGACGAAGCCCGCGCCCACCTGGGCGACGAGTACGACCGCTTCACCGAGCAGTTGGAATTGGTGCAGGGCGCCTGCCATGAGTTCAATCAACAAGAGTTCTTGGACGGCCAGCTGACCCCGGTGTTCTTCGGCACCGCGTTAGGCAACTTTGGCGTCGACCATGTGCTCGATGCCGTGGTCGACTGGGCACCCAAGCCGCTGGCGCGCATAGCCAACGAGCGCACCGTGGAACCGGTAGAAGAAAAATTCACCGGCTTCGTGTTCAAGATCCAGGCGAACATGGACCCTAAGCACCGCGACCGCATCGCCTTTATGCGCATCTGCTCAGGCAAATACAGCCAGGGCATGAAGATGCGCCACGTGCGCACCGGTAAAGACGTACGTATCGGCGACGCCCTGACCTTCTTCTCCAGCGAGCGCGAAATGCTGGTCGAAGCCTATGCTGGCGACATCATCGGTCTGCACAACCACGGCACCATCCAGATCGGCGACACCTTTAGCGAAGGTGAAAACCTTGGCTTTACCGGCATCCCGCACTTCGCTCCGGAACTGTTCCGCCGCGTGCGCCTAAAAGACCCGCTGAAATCCAAGCAGCTGCGTCAGGGCTTGCAACAGCTGGCCGAAGAAGGCGCCACTCAGGTGTTCTTCCCCGAGCGCAGCAACGACATCATCCTCGGCGCAGTCGGCGTGCTGCAGTTCGATGTGGTCGCCAGTCGCCTGAAAGAGGAATACAAGGTCGAGTGCGCGTACGAGCCTATTACCGTGTGGTCGGCGCGTTGGATCGATTGCAGCGACAAGAAGAAGCTCGAGGAATTTTCCAACAAGGCCGTGGAAAACCTCGCCCTCGATGGCGGCGGCCACCTCACCTACTTGGCGCCAACCCGGGTTAACTTGGCGTTGATGGAAGAGCGCTGGCCGGATGTGAAATTCCGCGCGACGCGCGAGCATCACTAAGCCCAAGCCCAACCGCAGCGTTGCTGTAGTCGTA encodes the following:
- a CDS encoding peptide chain release factor 3, encoding MTIQATEVGKRRTFAIISHPDAGKTTITEKLLLMGKAISIAGTVKSRKSDRHATSDWMEMEKQRGISITTSVMQFPYRDHMINLLDTPGHEDFSEDTYRTLTAVDSALMVLDGGKGVEPRTIALMDVCRLRDTPIVSFINKLDRDIRDPIELLDEIEAVLKIKAAPITWPIGCYRDFKGVYHLADDYIIVYTAGHGHERTETKIIQHLDSDEARAHLGDEYDRFTEQLELVQGACHEFNQQEFLDGQLTPVFFGTALGNFGVDHVLDAVVDWAPKPLARIANERTVEPVEEKFTGFVFKIQANMDPKHRDRIAFMRICSGKYSQGMKMRHVRTGKDVRIGDALTFFSSEREMLVEAYAGDIIGLHNHGTIQIGDTFSEGENLGFTGIPHFAPELFRRVRLKDPLKSKQLRQGLQQLAEEGATQVFFPERSNDIILGAVGVLQFDVVASRLKEEYKVECAYEPITVWSARWIDCSDKKKLEEFSNKAVENLALDGGGHLTYLAPTRVNLALMEERWPDVKFRATREHH